The Halorhodospira halophila SL1 genomic sequence CCCGCTGATCGGCGCCATGAAGAAGGTGCAGTCGCAGAGCACATCCAACCCGGCCTCGATCTCTCAGGCCGCTGCGCTGGCCGCCCTCAACGGCGATCAGGGCTGCATCCAGCCCATGCTGGAGCAGTTCAAGGCGCGCCACGATTTCGTCGTCGAGCGCCTCAACGCCATGCCGGGGGTAAGCTGCACGCCGTGCGACGGCACCTTCTACTGCTTCCCGCACATGGAAGAGGCCATGAACCGCACCGGCGCCGAGGACGACGTCGCCTTCGCCGAGCAGCTGATCAACGACGCCGGTGTAGCCCTGGTGCCGGGCTCGGCCTTCGGCCTGCCGGGATACGCCCGCATCTCTTATGCGACCAGCATGGAGAACCTGGAGCGGGCCATGGATCGGCTGCAGCAAGCCCTGGGCGGCTGACGCCCCCAGCCACCCCCGCCTGCGCGTTGCGGGCGGGGGTGGGGCCAGGGTGCGGCGCGGCCAATCAAGGCTTGACCCCGGCAATCCGACATCGGCAGAATACGCAGCGAATCGTGAGACACGATCAGCGTTTCCCCGGTAGCTCAGCGGTAGAGCAAGTGACTGTTAATCACTGGGTCGGCGGTTCGAATCCGTCCCGGGGAGCCAATCCCTCCTCTTTTCATCGACACCCCTGTTGATCAGCCGAGTTCGAGCTGATCGGACCGCTGCTCAGCAACACTCCCGCTCGATATTCGACAAGAGCCTCAGGCCGTCCGCGTCCGAGCGCCGCTCGAACAGCTCCCGTACGACATTGATCTGCGCATGGACCACCAGCCGGGTATCCGCTTCCGTGCCCTCTCGCCCGCCGAGTTCACGCTCCAGGTAGCGCCTCACCGGACTGTCCCGGGGCTCATCCGCGATGTGGGCATCGATCCGGCGGAGCAGCCGCCGGATCGCGTGGTCACAGTCCAGGCCAGTGGCCTCATGGTCAGCGGTGGCCATACTCGATCACCAGATCCTCATCGCGAACAACCATCTGGCACATCAACCGCCAGTTGGTCGGGAAGTCGTCGACGCGCATGCGGTCGATTTCCGCCTGCGTGACCTTGCCCAGCTCCAGCAGGACCCGCTCCTCGCGGTCCGTCAACGGCCCCGCCATTGTTCCTTTTGTGACACCGTAGCGGACATAAACGAGGCAACTGCCACACTGGCCATCCTGACAATCGAAAGAGATCGGGATGTTGTGGCGGCGGGCCAGTTTCAGGACCGGCTCCGTATGACTGCCCGCGACCGCTTGCACGGTGCGGTCCCCGTGCTCCGGGTGCCGAAACGTCACATTTGGCATGGTGGTGCTCCTTGGTTCGCTCAATCAGCGGAGAATGGCTCAACGCACCACCTGCTAGCATTTTTCGGGCCAGAGGGCGTTTCAGCCCCCTTCCAGGGTAAACCCGACCTTGACCGTGACCTGCCAGTGGTTCACCCGGCCGCCCTCGATATGCCCCCGGGTATCCACCACCTCGAACCAGCGTAGATGGCGGAGGGTCTCGCCGGCACGGGCGATGGCGTTGTTCACGGCCTCCTCGATCCCGTTCGGGGAGGAACCGGTCAGCTCGACAATCTTGTAGACGTGATCGCTCATCCGAACGCTCCTGGGTACAGGGAGAAACAAAGACTGGGGCGGATGACGCCCGACACCCGGGCTGCGGTGTCGGGCGCCGGTAGCGAGCCGGCCGAAGCCGGCTCACCGCGGTTACGCCACCAGGTCGAATCGGTCGGCGTTCATCACCTTGGTCCAGGCCGCCACGAAGTCGTGGACGAACTTCTCCCGGTTGTCGTCCTGGGCGTAGACCTCGGCGTACGAGCGCAGGATCGAGTTGGACCCGAAGACGAGATCCAC encodes the following:
- the cowN gene encoding N(2)-fixation sustaining protein CowN, translated to MATADHEATGLDCDHAIRRLLRRIDAHIADEPRDSPVRRYLERELGGREGTEADTRLVVHAQINVVRELFERRSDADGLRLLSNIERECC
- a CDS encoding 2Fe-2S iron-sulfur cluster-binding protein; its protein translation is MPNVTFRHPEHGDRTVQAVAGSHTEPVLKLARRHNIPISFDCQDGQCGSCLVYVRYGVTKGTMAGPLTDREERVLLELGKVTQAEIDRMRVDDFPTNWRLMCQMVVRDEDLVIEYGHR
- a CDS encoding dodecin, which gives rise to MSDHVYKIVELTGSSPNGIEEAVNNAIARAGETLRHLRWFEVVDTRGHIEGGRVNHWQVTVKVGFTLEGG